GTGTTGCTGGCAGGGCCAACCGTTGCGATAATCTTGGTTTTGTTAAAATAGATAGCCATGGGCTAAAATAAAAGGTTTTCTCTGTAACGTAAACTGGCGGGGTCAAACGACCGCACATATTGCACCAGGGGCACCGCATGTAATTGTTGCAGCAGGCCCTGCTGGAAGGTGTCTAAGCTGCCAGACACTTGTATAACGTAATCATATTCTTTGATGTCTGGTACTAAAAAGGGCGAAGGCAGCGTGCTAAGGCCCACGGAGCGGTTGCGCAACAGGCGCAGGGAACCGTGTTCTGCACTGTGCAGGTAATTAGAAATAACCAACCGGCCCTTGTTTAAAAAATCAATGCACAGGTCTGCCTGCTTGATCAGGCGCAACCGAAACGACTTGTTCAATGCCCAGGCCAGCGTATGCTCCTTGCTAGAAGAAACAACCCCGTACAGGTCAAAGTCGTAATCGTAATCCACATCTAACCGGAAGGACTTCATGGTGGGTAGAGGCTTAATTTTAGGTTGGATGGGCAATTTAAAGAAGCGTTCTGTAAACGCAAGTATTGAATTTAGAAAAACCCCGAATAAAACTATTGAACACAATTTGTTTGACATTGTGTTTTCAAATCCATTTCTTTGCAACTGTGTTTTAAAAAACTTCTAAAAAAATGTCAGAAATCGCAGAAAAAGTAAAGGCTATCATTGTTGACAAATTAGGCGTTGAAGAATCTGAGGTAACGCCAGAAGCTAGCTTTACAAACGACCTGGGTGCCGACTCTCTTGATACCGTAGAATTGATCATGGAATTCGAGAAAGAATTCAATGTTTCTATTCCAGACGACCAAGCAGAGAACATTGGAACGGTAGGCCAAGCGATCAGCTACCTGGAAGAGCACGCGAAGTAATCTTCCGCAATTCCTTTTTACATCGATCCAATTTTTACAATCAATACAGGTTCTATCCTCTATTAGCAGCTTATGGAGCTTAAGAGAGTTGTAGTTACAGGCCTTGGTGCGCTTACTCCAGTGGGAAATACCGTTTCTGAGTATTGGGACGGCCTTATTAACGGGGTGAGTGGCGCAGCGCCTATCACGCGCTTTGACGCCTCTAAGTTTAAGACTCGGTTTGCGTGCGAAGTAAAGGGATATGATCCTGAGCAATATTTTGACCGTAAAGAGGCCCGCAAAATGGACCTCTTTACGCAATTTGCTATGGTTGTGGCCGATCAGGCCGTGAAGGACTCAGGCATTGATTCTGAAGCACTAGACAAAGACCGCATTGGTGTGATCTGGGGCTCTGGGATTGGTGGTCTGCGTACGTTCCAGGAAGAGTGTGTGAACTTCGCCAACGGTGACGGTACGCCACGCTTCAACCCGTTCTTCATCCCTAAGATGATCGCTGACATCAGTGCCGGGTCCATCTCTATTAAATACGGCTTCCGGGGACCTAACTTTGTGACGGTGTCTGCCTGTGCCTCTGCGTCTAACGCTATTATTGACTCTTTCAACTACATAAGGTTGGGGATGATTGACGTAGTAGTGACCGGTGGTTCTGAGGCGGCGGTGACAGAGGCGGGCGTTGGGGGCTTTAATGCTTTGAAAGCCCTTTCAGAGCGCAATGACTCTCCAGAAACAGCATCTCGTCCGTTTGACAAAGACCGTGACGGTTTTGTGTTAGGCGAAGGCGCTGGTGCCATCATCCTGGAAGAGTACGAGCATGCCAAGGCACGCGGTGCTAAAATCTACGCCGAGATCATTGGCGGTGGTATGTCTGCCGATGCGTACCACATTACCGCACCGCACCCAGAAGGTTTGGGCGCGCGCAACGTAATGAAGAACGCCTTGAAAGACGCCGGCATCAAACCAGAGGAAGTAGACTACATCAACGTGCACGGCACTTCAACTCCGCTGGGAGATGTGAGTGAGGCCATGGCCATTGAGTATGTATTTGGTGAGCATGCCTACAACCTCAACATTAGTTCTACCAAGTCTATGACAGGTCACCTGTTAGGCGCAGCGGGTGCTATTGAAGCCATTGCATGTATTCTGGCCATTCAAAACGGGGCAGTTCCTCCAACCATCAACCACTCAACGGATGATGAGCAATTCAACACCAAGCTTAACTTTACCTTTAACAAGGCACAAGAGCGCGAGGTGAACATTGCACTGAGCAACACCTTCGGGTTTGGGGGCCACAACACGTCTGTGATATTCCGCAAATTTGTTGACTAGTGTCTCCGATTAGACCGGTTCTCCGCGCTTTTCACAAATTCTTCTACAAAGACAAAGCCTTTGTCAACGCCATCACGCAGATTACGGGCATGGCGCCAGACAACCTGCACCTGTACCAACTGGCGTTCACGCACACGTCCTTCGTGCGCCTGAACCTCAAAGGGAACCAGGAGACCAATGAGCGTCTGGAGTTTTTGGGAGACGCCATTTTAGGCGCGGTAGTGGCCGAGTACCTGTTCAAGAAATACCCTTACAAAGACGAAGGCTTCCTGACGGAAATCAGGTCCCGCATGGTAAACCGGGAGTCTCTTAATGGCCTGGCCATGAAAGTGGGCTTGTCTACGCTCATCAAGGTAGACACCAGTTCCGGCATGTCTAGGCACAAGTTCATCAACGGCAACGCGCTAGAGGCATTGGTAGGCGCCGTGTACCTGGACAAAGGCTACAAGCAGACCAAGACGTTCATTCTGGACAAGCTGGTGAAGCCGCATTTTGATTTGCACCAACTCACCACCACTACCAGTAACTTCAAGAGCAAACTCATTGAGTGGGCACAGGGTCAGAACCGCAGCATTCGGTTTGAGATCATTGGGCAGAAACAGTCTGGCAGCAACACAGAATTCACGGCCGCCGTCATTGTAGACGACGAGGCCATTGGCACCGGCAGCGGTTTGTCTAAGAAGAAAGCTGAGCAGGCCGCCGCCGAAAAAAGTATGGAAGCCCTCAGAGCCACTGGTGCCATTGTAGGGTAATCCTCTCGTTTTTAGGCTGTTTTCTGGAAAATAAGCCAAAAACGGTTCTTCCTAATCTCCCGTTTCTCCATTTTTATTTATTCCTGGGTTAAAGGCCTGTCAACTTATTGGCACCATGGCGCAAGCGTCCGCTTGTGTCCGCACGCATATTGGATAAGAAATGGCTTTGTGTTTGGAATGCGGTGGGATAAGGAATGCGGTGGGCGTATGCGATACGACCCAACGTGATCTGGCATGCGCACGGCCGCTACAATAAGGCTGCATCCTTCTTAAAATAATCTCCTTCAAGCTTATAACTTGGAGCTTTCTATAGGGCAAGTTTACAAACTTGCAGAACCCGCACTCAACGGTTTCAATTCACGCAAGTTTGTAAACTTGCCCCAATAGTACCCACAAGCTACAAGCTTGCGGGAGAGTTAGTCTTTCTCATCTCCAAATTTCCTCATCTTCAAATCTTCACATCACTAACACATCAGCACCTTCAACCATTAGCACATTATACACAGGGTATTTTTAACTTGCGGCCCATTCTTGCGTTACAAACAGCAAAAGAAGTATGTCTATGAAACTTGCCGGCGCCGCCCTCAACCAAACGCCCCTTGACTGGGAGAACAACCTTAGCAACATCAAGAAGGCCATTGAGCAGGCCAAAGAACAACAGGTTGACATCCTGTGCCTCCCCGAGATGACCATTCCGGGCTATGGCTGCGAGGACTTGTTTTTGAGTGAATGGGTAGCCGAAGAATGTTTTCAACACCTCCTGCAAATCAAGGAATGGTGCGAGGGCGTGATTGTCTGCGTAGGCTTGCCCATCAGGTTAAATGGCATTACATACAACACGGCCTGCGTCATCAATGACAAGCAAATTGTAGGGTTCACGGCTAAGCAGTTTTTGGCCAATGACGGGGTGCATTATGAGCCACGCTGGTTTAGTTCATGGCCAGCCAATACGGTGCAGGAGTTTGAGATGCTGGGCCAGACGTATCAAATTGGTGACATTATTTATGAGCACCAGGGTGTCAAGTTTGCGTTTGAGATCTGTGAGGATGCCTGGCGCAATGAAGACCGTCCGGCCTATAGGCACAAACCCAAAGGTGTGCAGCTCATCATCAATCCCAGCGCCAGCCACTTTGCCATGAGCAAGACAGACGTGCGGTACCATCTGGTGGTAGATGCGTCCAAGCAGTTTGAATGCACCTACCTGTACGTGAACCTGCTGGGCAATGAGGCCGGCAAGATGATCTATGACGGCGAAATCCTGATCGCTCAAAACGGCAACGTGGTCCTCAGAAACCAGTTGCTGTCCTTTAAAGACGTGGACTTTGAGTGCGCCGAGGTCTTTTTTGAAAACCCATTGCCTTTGGTGGACGTGACGCCGTTGCCGCCGGTAGATGAGAACATGGAATTCATCTCTGCGATTACCGTGGCCTTATTGGATTACCTGCGCAAGAGCAAAAGCAAAGGCTTTGTCTTGTCGTTGAGCGGCGGGGCAGATTCTTCTTTATGCGCCGTGGCCGTCGCGGAGATGGTCTCTAGAGCCGTGCAGGAGATTGGACTGGAAGAGTTTGTGCGCAAAACCAATTGCCTTACCATTGAAGAACTACCTGAATTCCAGAAATTATCCGGCACAGAGCTCAGAAACGCGCTGGTGGGTAAACTGCTTATCACCGCCTACCAAGGCACTGAGAATTCCTCTGATGACACGTTTACCTCGGCCCAGGAACTGGCAAAATCCATTGGCGCCGTTTTCTATAACTGGACCATAGACCAGGAAGTCATCGGCTACCGTGGCAAGATTGAAAACGCCATTGGCAGGCCCTTGACCTGGGACCATGACGATTTAGCCTTGCAGAACATTCAAGCCCGCGTGCGCGCCCCCGGTATCTGGATGCTGGCCAATCTATCCAATTCCCTGCTGCTGGCTACTTCCAACCGCTCAGAGGCCTCAGTAGGCTACGCCACCATGGACGGTGATACGGCAGGCAGTATTTCCCCAATTGCGGGCGTAGACAAATCCTTTGTGAGGCAGTGGCTTATCTGGGCGCAGTTGAACCTTGGCTACGAAGGCTTGCAGTACGTGAACAACCTGCAACCCACCGCCGAGTTGCGTCCGCTAGAGCGCGCCCAAACCGACGAAAAGGACCTCATGCCGTATCCGCTGCTCAACCAGATTGAACGCCTGGCATTTTATGACCGTCTTTCACCGCAGCAGGTTTTTGACAAGCTGAAGGGCACCTACCCAGACGACCAACTCAAGCAATACGTGCAGCGCTTTTATTCGCTCTGGAGCCGCAACCAATGGAAACGCGAACGCTACGCCCCCGCCTTCCACCTGGACGACTACAATGTAGACCCACGCAGCTGGCTCCGGTTTCCTATCCTAAGCGGTGGTTTTAGACAAGAGCTGAGTGAGCTTGGTTAATGTGCTAATTATCTAATGTGCTATTTCTTTGATGTGGAGATTTAGAAATTTGGAGATTTGAAAATGTGAAGATGAATTGAATATCCATTTTTGGCCTAATTCTCAGAAAACAGGCTAAAAACGGATTTAGTCTTTAACTCAAAAAAAGCAATATGGAGCCGTTGGAATGTCCTTCTTTCTTGACCAGGCTGGAGCGCATCGCGTGGGAGTTTGCAGTAGAAGCGCACGGAGAGCAACGGCGAAAATTCACCAATGAGCCCTATGTCAAGCACCTGGAGAGGGTAGCGCATACGGTAAAGAAGTTTGACGGAACTACCGGCATGGTCATGGCTGCTTTGTTGCATGACGTGCTGGAAGACACGCCCGTCAGACCAAAGGAGTTAGAAGCTTTTCTGGAAGAGATTTGTGATGGTACCAATGCCAATGCCCAGGAAGTGTTGCTTTGGGTGCAGGAACTCACAGACCAGTTTATCAAATCTGCGTACCCAGGCCACAACCGCAAGCGGCGCAAAGAAATGGAAGTCCAGCGGTTGGGTTCTGTCTCGCTTCCGGCACAGGCCATCAAGCTGGCAGACATCATTGACAATACCAGAGACATCGCCCAGAATGACCGAAACTTTGCCAAGGTATATATTCCTGAAATTCTGGCCTTGGTGGAAGTCTTGAAGAATGCCCAACCCTTTCGGCTGTATCTTTTGGCGTGTTATGAAGTACAGAAGGCGCTGTTTCTCATCCAAAAAAAGAAAGACCCATATCCCGTTGAACAACCATTACCAGAACCAGAGGACCAATTCCCGGCTAGTGAATAGAAGAATCGTTTTTGGCCAGTTTTGGAGGAAATAGCCTAAAAACGGAAGCCCCGCCCTAATTGCTAGGACGGGGCTTCCGTTTTTAGGCTATAAGAAATTGGTTAGTTGCTTTCTCCGCCACCTTTGGCGTCATCGTTTCTAATGGATTTCTTGCGGCGCGGCTGCTGGTTCATGTCCATCTTGCCAAAGCGGTAAGAGAAGCTCACGCGCACGTTGCGGTTAAAGTTCTGGTTGACGGTGTTCTGCCTGAAATTGTCGTTAGCCAGGTCTGAGGTGAATTGGATGGACTTGGAGAACGGATTATCCACGCCTACGCTAATGCTTCCTTTCTTGTCCCAGAGGTCTTTCTTCACGCTCACGCTGCTGTAGTAGAAGCCTGAGAACTTGCCCTGGATGCTAGGCCTTGGCGAACTGTACGACCCAAACGCCTGCAAGGCCAAACCCTTCCCGAAGTCATAGCCCGTGTTCACGTTAAAGCTGTACTGCAGGGCCGCGTTGTTCTGGAGGTTGCTCTTCAGGTCAATGTAGTTCAGATTCACGCTCCCGCCCACGTTCCAGGCCGGAATAGGTTTGGTGTTGCCAGAGAAGCTGAGGCCGTAGGTGGCGTTCTTGCCAATGTTGTAGAAAGTAGTGTAGGAGTTGCCGTCCTTCCGCCACTCCACCTCTGGAGACGCGGGCAGAGCTCCTTCTTCGCCCACAATCCTGCGTACGTTTTCAATGGCGTTGTTGGTCTGGCGCCAGTACAAAGACACGTTCACAGAGCTGGTCTTAAAGTAATTGCTGTAGCCTAGTTCATATGAGTGCGTCAATTCTGGCGACAGTTCTGGGTTACCAAAGGAATAGTTGATTTTGTCTGTGGTGTTTACGTACGGGTTCAGGTACCAGATCTGCGGACGCTGAATGCGCTGGGTATAGCCCGCTCTCACGGTCTGCGATTTGAACGTGCGCGACACCATCACATTGGGGATTAAGTTGCTGTAGTTGTCCTTGAAAGAGGGCATAACCGGGGCAATATAATTAGCCTGCAAGTTGGTGTACTCAAACCGAACCCCAGATTTGATGTTGTAATTCTTTAGGGCTTTGAAACCGTAAGAAGCGTAGGTGGCATACACGTCCTGATCATAGCCAAAGGAGTTGGCGCGCTCCGTGGTTTGGTCTGTGTCTAGGTCAATGTCGCGGTAGATCGCGTCGCTTTCGGCGTGCCGAAGGATGGCTTTGGTGCCCACCTCCAACAGCGTCTTGTTCTGGAACGGGTGCGTGTAATCTACCTGGTAGGTCATCTCGCGGTTAAAGCCTTCATTGGTGTTGCGCACCAGGTTGTCCAGGAAGTCATTATGGTCAAGGGCGTTGTCCAGGTTAGAAGACGTGTTCATGCCGCCGTTCGTCCATTGGCCCAAGACTGCCAGTTCTTGCTGCGGCTTGAAGATGTGCGTGTAGCCCAGGTTTAGATCCAGTGAATTGTGTTGGTTTTTGTTCTCTGAGGTGGTTTCTACATAACGGTCTGGAGTAGTGGTGTTGTCTGTGAAATCTGTGAAGCTAGACTGGAAACCGCTGCTGTTGAACCGGCCTCTGTATAGGTTCACGCCCGCCGTGATGGAATTGCTGGAGTCAAGATCAGCGTCAAAGCCTATCTGCCCAAACACGCCGCCGCCCTGGCGCTGTGAGGTTCCCTGTTGGAGGAGCGTACTGGAAAAAGATGCAGGATCATGCTCAGGGTGTGTGGCTGGTAGCGCAAATAAGAAGCGTTCTAATTCATTCTCATTCTTGTTGTTGTATTGCTGGTGCGTGCCCAGGTTGGCGTTAAAGCCAAACTTACCTCTCCGGATGTTTATGTTCCCGTTGCCGTTGGCGTTCCTATTGCCGGCAGAGGCGTTTACGCTTCCGTTCACGCCATAGAGAGTGTTTTTCTTGGTGATGATGTTGATGATGCCGGCAGAGCCTTCGGCGTCATATTTGGCAGACGGGCTGGTGATCACTTCCACGGTCTTGATCATGTCTGAGGGAATCTGGCGCAGGGCGTCTGCCACGCTGTTGGCCATGATGCTGGACGGCTTGTTGTTGATGAGCACGCGCACGTTAGAAGAACCCCGCAGTTGCACGTTGCCGTCCAGGTCTACCGTCAAAGAAGGTACTTTCTTGAGCACGTCTGAGGCCGTTCCGCCAATGTTCGTGATGTCCTGCTCGGCGTTGTAGACCATGCGGTCCACTTTGTCTTCTACCAGCGGCTTTTCACCCACCACGGTCACCTCGCGCAGTTTGTTTTGCACCGGTTTTAAGACGATGTTGCCCAACTCCACCTCACTGTCTTTCTCAGACACGGTGAAAGCGCTGCGGGTATAGGTGTTGTAGCCAATAAAACTCACCTGCACGGTGTAAGTGCCAAACGCTACGCGGTTCAAAGTGAAGCGGCCGCGGTCATCTGTCACGGTGCCGTCCACGGGTTTGCC
The nucleotide sequence above comes from Nibribacter ruber. Encoded proteins:
- a CDS encoding IPExxxVDY family protein, translated to MKSFRLDVDYDYDFDLYGVVSSSKEHTLAWALNKSFRLRLIKQADLCIDFLNKGRLVISNYLHSAEHGSLRLLRNRSVGLSTLPSPFLVPDIKEYDYVIQVSGSLDTFQQGLLQQLHAVPLVQYVRSFDPASLRYRENLLF
- a CDS encoding acyl carrier protein; translated protein: MSEIAEKVKAIIVDKLGVEESEVTPEASFTNDLGADSLDTVELIMEFEKEFNVSIPDDQAENIGTVGQAISYLEEHAK
- the fabF gene encoding beta-ketoacyl-ACP synthase II, whose product is MELKRVVVTGLGALTPVGNTVSEYWDGLINGVSGAAPITRFDASKFKTRFACEVKGYDPEQYFDRKEARKMDLFTQFAMVVADQAVKDSGIDSEALDKDRIGVIWGSGIGGLRTFQEECVNFANGDGTPRFNPFFIPKMIADISAGSISIKYGFRGPNFVTVSACASASNAIIDSFNYIRLGMIDVVVTGGSEAAVTEAGVGGFNALKALSERNDSPETASRPFDKDRDGFVLGEGAGAIILEEYEHAKARGAKIYAEIIGGGMSADAYHITAPHPEGLGARNVMKNALKDAGIKPEEVDYINVHGTSTPLGDVSEAMAIEYVFGEHAYNLNISSTKSMTGHLLGAAGAIEAIACILAIQNGAVPPTINHSTDDEQFNTKLNFTFNKAQEREVNIALSNTFGFGGHNTSVIFRKFVD
- the rnc gene encoding ribonuclease III, with protein sequence MSPIRPVLRAFHKFFYKDKAFVNAITQITGMAPDNLHLYQLAFTHTSFVRLNLKGNQETNERLEFLGDAILGAVVAEYLFKKYPYKDEGFLTEIRSRMVNRESLNGLAMKVGLSTLIKVDTSSGMSRHKFINGNALEALVGAVYLDKGYKQTKTFILDKLVKPHFDLHQLTTTTSNFKSKLIEWAQGQNRSIRFEIIGQKQSGSNTEFTAAVIVDDEAIGTGSGLSKKKAEQAAAEKSMEALRATGAIVG
- the nadE gene encoding NAD(+) synthase, with product MKLAGAALNQTPLDWENNLSNIKKAIEQAKEQQVDILCLPEMTIPGYGCEDLFLSEWVAEECFQHLLQIKEWCEGVIVCVGLPIRLNGITYNTACVINDKQIVGFTAKQFLANDGVHYEPRWFSSWPANTVQEFEMLGQTYQIGDIIYEHQGVKFAFEICEDAWRNEDRPAYRHKPKGVQLIINPSASHFAMSKTDVRYHLVVDASKQFECTYLYVNLLGNEAGKMIYDGEILIAQNGNVVLRNQLLSFKDVDFECAEVFFENPLPLVDVTPLPPVDENMEFISAITVALLDYLRKSKSKGFVLSLSGGADSSLCAVAVAEMVSRAVQEIGLEEFVRKTNCLTIEELPEFQKLSGTELRNALVGKLLITAYQGTENSSDDTFTSAQELAKSIGAVFYNWTIDQEVIGYRGKIENAIGRPLTWDHDDLALQNIQARVRAPGIWMLANLSNSLLLATSNRSEASVGYATMDGDTAGSISPIAGVDKSFVRQWLIWAQLNLGYEGLQYVNNLQPTAELRPLERAQTDEKDLMPYPLLNQIERLAFYDRLSPQQVFDKLKGTYPDDQLKQYVQRFYSLWSRNQWKRERYAPAFHLDDYNVDPRSWLRFPILSGGFRQELSELG
- a CDS encoding HD domain-containing protein, translated to MEPLECPSFLTRLERIAWEFAVEAHGEQRRKFTNEPYVKHLERVAHTVKKFDGTTGMVMAALLHDVLEDTPVRPKELEAFLEEICDGTNANAQEVLLWVQELTDQFIKSAYPGHNRKRRKEMEVQRLGSVSLPAQAIKLADIIDNTRDIAQNDRNFAKVYIPEILALVEVLKNAQPFRLYLLACYEVQKALFLIQKKKDPYPVEQPLPEPEDQFPASE
- a CDS encoding TonB-dependent receptor domain-containing protein; the encoded protein is MRSLFLIATLQVFLISASWAQSPSAVPTPSTTTSAAGGGSAQRAGGKVSGVVTDSTTNKAVEFATISLVSTATGKPVDGTVTDDRGRFTLNRVAFGTYTVQVSFIGYNTYTRSAFTVSEKDSEVELGNIVLKPVQNKLREVTVVGEKPLVEDKVDRMVYNAEQDITNIGGTASDVLKKVPSLTVDLDGNVQLRGSSNVRVLINNKPSSIMANSVADALRQIPSDMIKTVEVITSPSAKYDAEGSAGIINIITKKNTLYGVNGSVNASAGNRNANGNGNINIRRGKFGFNANLGTHQQYNNKNENELERFLFALPATHPEHDPASFSSTLLQQGTSQRQGGGVFGQIGFDADLDSSNSITAGVNLYRGRFNSSGFQSSFTDFTDNTTTPDRYVETTSENKNQHNSLDLNLGYTHIFKPQQELAVLGQWTNGGMNTSSNLDNALDHNDFLDNLVRNTNEGFNREMTYQVDYTHPFQNKTLLEVGTKAILRHAESDAIYRDIDLDTDQTTERANSFGYDQDVYATYASYGFKALKNYNIKSGVRFEYTNLQANYIAPVMPSFKDNYSNLIPNVMVSRTFKSQTVRAGYTQRIQRPQIWYLNPYVNTTDKINYSFGNPELSPELTHSYELGYSNYFKTSSVNVSLYWRQTNNAIENVRRIVGEEGALPASPEVEWRKDGNSYTTFYNIGKNATYGLSFSGNTKPIPAWNVGGSVNLNYIDLKSNLQNNAALQYSFNVNTGYDFGKGLALQAFGSYSSPRPSIQGKFSGFYYSSVSVKKDLWDKKGSISVGVDNPFSKSIQFTSDLANDNFRQNTVNQNFNRNVRVSFSYRFGKMDMNQQPRRKKSIRNDDAKGGGESN